Proteins encoded within one genomic window of Mya arenaria isolate MELC-2E11 chromosome 13, ASM2691426v1:
- the LOC128212839 gene encoding acetylcholine receptor subunit alpha-type acr-16-like, with amino-acid sequence MNYMTCIVLLCLTAVYGKNKGGRGEEHLLKKLFRHYNKLARPEGDHVEVAHALYMRRIIALHEKDTVVGLDVLEHQTWIDNRFIWDPMSFSNVTLLHVPSDVIWKPDIVLSNSANEYPIYKKPDFNVIISNDGLISYSRLQTIYAYGCQNTQEKNLECKLGFHSLTYTGFDLKLKNETAEIGLDDFDNNLNPTVMFVSGEVIREDTFFACCPEPYSSVTYTLILKKTVLGTDLHKQERPMATSLPSPTSPSTTKEKQVVWSESSARLIPDLMSFYSNIDLPPSSGPPLTVGIGMSIYMVTGDKRDRLVDNIMVRLTFEGYMWLTWQDMRLSWSPEKYSGSNAVYLPLQSVWAPDIKHQNSSQYFNGRQDTPDFNEKDVRVEVRNDGTVSYIRPVVLSSYCIRTPMSDNEVRCNMTFASLTYPPGVIRMTHLTSRIRTQLEMESSAQETSLTVGPRTFSAVQYSLKVGQLLSFG; translated from the exons atgaactatATGACGTGCATTGTTCTGCTGTGTTTGACAG CGGTGTATGGCAAAAACAAAGGAGGAAGAGGCGAGGAGCATCTCCTAAAGAAACTGTTTCGTCATTACAACAAACTCGCTCGGCCGGAAGGAGATCATGTGGAAGTAGCACACGCCCTATACATGAGGCGAATCATTGCTTTACACGAA AAAGACACTGTTGTTGGATTGGACGTTCTCGAGCATCAAACATGGATTGACAACCGTTTTATTTGGGACCCAATGTCATTTTCAAACGTCACACTGCTGCACGTGCCTAGTGACGTCATTTGGAAACCTGACATTGTGCTATCCAACAG TGCCAATGAATACCCGATATATAAAAAACCTGACTTCAACGTCATTATTAGCAACGACGGTCTTATTAGCTACAGCCGTCTACAAACCATCTACGCCTATGGATGTCAG AATACTCAGGAGAAGAATCTCGAATGCAAGTTAGGATTTCATTCATTGACGTACACCGGATTCGATCTGAAATTGAAGAACGAAACGGCGGAAATTGGCCTGGACGATTTTGATAACAACCTTAACCCAACAGTAATGTTCGTGTCAGGAGAGGTCATCCGCGAGGATACGTTTTTTGCGTGTTGCCCGGAGCCATACTCCAGTGTTACTTACACGctaattcttaaaaaaactgtttt GGGGACAGATTTGCATAAGCAGGAAAGACCCATGGCAACAAGTTTACCAAGTCCAACATCGCCATCAACGACAAAGGAGAAACAAGTGGTGTGGTCAGAGAGCTCAGCAAGGTTGATACCTGATTTAATGTCTTTCTACTCCAATATAGACCTTCCACCATCTAGTGGACCTCCACTGACAGTTGGCATAGGAATGTCCATTTACATGGTTACTGGTGATAAACGT GACCGATTAGTAGACAATATTATGGTTCGACTGACCTTCGAAGGTTACATGTGGTTAACATGGCAAGACATGCGGCTCTCCTGGTCACCGGAAAAATACAGTGGCAGTAACGCGGTATATTTACCTCTTCAATCAGTGTGGGCTCCGGACATTAAACACCAGAACAG TTCTCAATATTTCAATGGAAGACAGGATACGCCAGACTTTAACGAAAAAGATGTCCGAGTGGAAGTTAGGAACGACGGAACGGTGTCGTACATCAGACCCGTGGTCCTGTCCTCATATTGTATACGCACG CCAATGTCTGACAACGAAGTCCGATGTAACATGACGTTTGCGTCGTTGACCTACCCGCCGGGCGTGATTCGAATGACACACTTGACTTCCAGAATCAGAACACAGTTAGAAATGGAATCCTCCGCTCAGGAAACATCTTTAACCGTTGGGCCAAGAACATTCTCTGCAGTTCAGTATTCACTCAAAGTTGGACAATTGCTTAGCTTcggttaa